GCTGCAGCTCCTTCGCCCGCGTGACGAGCTGCGACAGATGCCGCACGTCGGTTTCGGCCGGTTCCTCGGCGGCGAGCGCGTCCACCACCGCACCGCTGAGGATGACGTGCTTGACCGGCAGCCGGTACCGCGGGATCAGCTCCAGATCGGACGAACCGGAGATGGTCAGCACGAGCTGTGCGCCGAGGTCGGCGAGCACGCTGAACGAATCGCGCACGTCGCCGTCGTCGTTGAAGATCGCCGAGCGGTCGGTGCACAGCCGCAGTGCACGGGCGGGCAGGCCGTGCAGGCCGTGCAGGTCGAGCTGGTCTTTGACGAGCCGCACCAGGTCCTCGTCGGCGGCCAGCCGTTCGGGCAGCCGGATGCAGACGTCCGGCGCGGCGCCGCCGTACTGCTCGCGCCAGCGCGCGGTCGCGCCGAGCGATTCCTGCAGCAGCCACTTGCCGAGCGGAATGGTCATCCCGGTCGTCTGGGCAAGCGGGTAGAACTCCTCCGGTCCGAGTTCGCCGCGCTCCGGGTGGTGCCAGAGCAGCCCGGCGTTCACCGCGGCGATCTCTTCCTGCTTCGAGAGCTTGACGGTCGGCTGGTAGACCAGCGAGAACTCGCCGTTCTCCAGCGCGCCGGCGATCACCGCACCGAGCTGGTAGCGGTCTCGGTTGCGGGCGTCCCGCCGCGGGTCGTACAGCATCCACTGCGCCTTGCCGACCTCTTTGGCGCGGTGCAGCGCCAGTTCGGCCGCCCGCAGCAGTTCGCCGGGGCTGCTCTCGTTCGCCGGGCGGACGACGATCCCGATGCTGGCGCTGACGCCGATGCCGTGTTCGCCCACGTAGACCGGTTCGCTGAGGTCTTCGAGCACCCGGTCGGCCAGCGTCACCGTCTTCTGCGTGTTGAGGTCCGGCCCGCGCAGCAGCACCGCGAACCCGTCGCCGGACAGCCGGGCGACGTAGCCGTCGTGCTGACCGGCGAACACCGCCTGCAGCTTGCCCGAGATCGCCTTCAGCACCAGGTCGGCCATGCCGGTGCCAAGCCCGTCGTTGATCACCTTGAAGCCGTCGATGTCCAGGTACAGCAAGGCGATCTGCTCGGACCCGCCCGCGCCGAGCACGGCTTCGAGCCGGGCGGTGAACGCGGCGCTGTTGGGCAGGCCGGTGAGCGGGTCGTGCAGGTTCTGGTGCAGCAGCCGTTCGCCGAGCAGGTGCAGGTCGTCGGCGTCGGCCGCCATCAGCACCGGGTAGTAGACGTCCGGCTGGTCGCCGGGCAGCGAGGCGAGCGTGACGTTCGTGGCCAGGCCGCCGTCTCGGCTGTGGCCGAGCTGCAGGCCGCGGATGATCCGGCGGGCGTCCGCGGTGAGCGGCAGTCCGTCGAGGGCGTCGCGCAGCCGCTGTGCCTCCTGCGGACCGGCGGCCAGCGCGTCGATGTGCTTGCCGCGCAACGCGTCGGTGGACGTGCCGAGCAGTTTCGCCAGTGCGGCGTTCGCCTCGACGACGAAGCCGGAAACGTCGGCCAGCGCGATGCCGATCGGCGCGGCGGCGAAGAGCGCGGTGAACCGCCGCACCGCCCCGGCGTCCGCGGGGCGCGCGGTGACCTCGCTGGCGAAGGCGAGCAGGAGCCGCTCCACCTGGGCGGGCGGGAGCGTTACTCCGTTGGTGTCAGTCAGCGCCGTCGCGTACTTGCGCGCGACGTCGACCAACCCTGGCGCGGCACCAGGCTCCGGCACACTCCACCTCTTCTTATGCGAACTAAGACCAGCTCAGGCCCGGTGCCAGGATCCGAGGACCCACACTAGGTACGAGTTGGCCGCAAGTCATGCCACGGCATCACGGACGAAACAGGGTGTCTACCGGCTGAACGAGTGATGGGTACTACACAACTGGTGACATCAAGTCACCTTGAGTACACGAAGGTGGCCTGTCCGATTCTGCGTCTCCAGTTGCGGAACACCCGTCCCGCGCGGCGGCCGTCAACGATAGGACAGCCGGGCCGGGAGGCCGTCGGCGGGCACCGGAAGCGAGACATAATCCCACTTCGCGACGTAGTCGTCGGGAACTGACCAGCGGTGCGCCAGCAGCATCTCGTGCAGGAGCGCTTTTACTTCCAGGCCGCCGAACTGGAGCCCGATGCACTTGTGCGCGCCGCCGCCGAAGGGCATCCAGGCGAACCGGTGCGACTTGTCCTCGTGGCGGTCCGGGCCGAACCGCTCGGGGTCGAAGCGCAGCGGGTCGGTCCAGTGTTCGGGGGAGAAGTGGTTGAGCGTCGGCCAGAGCGCGACCAGCGTGTCGGCGGGCAGGTAGTGGCCGAGGACTTCAGTGTCCTTTGTGGTCTTGCGAGCCATCGACGGCACCGGCGCGCGCAGCCGGAGCGACTCTTTCATGACCAGGTCGAGCGTTTCGAGGCTTTCCAGCGCGTCGAGGTCCGGGAGATCGCCGCCGAGCGCCAGCGACTCGGCGCGGGCGCGGTCCTGCCATTCCGGGTATTTCGCGAGGTAGTAAGCCATCGCGCTGGCGGTGATGGTGGTCGTGTCGTGCGCGGCCATCATGAGGAAGATCATGTGGTTGACGATGTCGACGTCGCTGAACCGGTCGCCGTCCTCGGATTCCGCGTGGCAGAGCGCGGAGAACAGGTCGTCGCCGTCGCTGTCGCGCTTCGCCGCCAGGTTCTCGCCGAAATAGCGCTCCAGGGTCCGCCTGCCGCGCAAACCCGCGGCCCAGCGACCGCCGGGCACCGGATACCGGAGCACCGCGGTACCGGCGCGCACCGCGCTCACGAAGGCGTGGTTGATCCGCTCGGCGTCGGCCGCGGAACGCATGCCCATGAACACCTGCGTCGCGACGTCCAGCGTCAGCTGCTTGAACGCCCAGTACAGCTGCGGCTGCCCGGACGGCAGATTCGCCACGCCCTCGCGCAGCGCCGGGCCCATCTGCCCGACGTACCCGCGCAGCCGGTCGCGGGTGAACGCCTGCTGCATGATCCGGCGGTGCAGGTGGTGCTCGCCGAAGTCGAGCAGCATCAGGCCGCGTTCGAAGAACCGCTCGATGAAGAACTTCCAGCCCTCCTGGGAGAAGGCTTTGTCCTTGTTGACGAGCGCGACCTGGGTGGCTTCCGGCCCGGCCAGGGTGACCACCCTCTGGCCGAAAACGCCCATCCAGGAGACCGGCCCGTAGCGCGCGTACCGGCGGATGCTGAACTCGGGGCCGAACCGCATTCCGTCGAGGGTGTGCCCGATCAGCGGCGGACCGTCGTCGCCCTGGATCGGCTGGAGGCCGCTGCCGGGCGGGGGAGCGGCCAGGTCGCGGGCCGGCCAGGTCGCGCCGAGCCAGCGCTCGTCCACCGCGCGCGGGAGCGGGACGGCGGTGATCGGGGGGAGCTGGCGGCGGAGGCTTTCGGCGGCGCGGGTGACGGTGTCGCTGCCGGCTTGGGCGATCCGGCCGATCGCGGTGCCACGGCTGGGCGCAGT
This sequence is a window from Amycolatopsis benzoatilytica AK 16/65. Protein-coding genes within it:
- a CDS encoding cytochrome P450 — protein: MTDLAGASVPSGGTAPSRGTAPSRGTAIGRIAQAGSDTVTRAAESLRRQLPPITAVPLPRAVDERWLGATWPARDLAAPPPGSGLQPIQGDDGPPLIGHTLDGMRFGPEFSIRRYARYGPVSWMGVFGQRVVTLAGPEATQVALVNKDKAFSQEGWKFFIERFFERGLMLLDFGEHHLHRRIMQQAFTRDRLRGYVGQMGPALREGVANLPSGQPQLYWAFKQLTLDVATQVFMGMRSAADAERINHAFVSAVRAGTAVLRYPVPGGRWAAGLRGRRTLERYFGENLAAKRDSDGDDLFSALCHAESEDGDRFSDVDIVNHMIFLMMAAHDTTTITASAMAYYLAKYPEWQDRARAESLALGGDLPDLDALESLETLDLVMKESLRLRAPVPSMARKTTKDTEVLGHYLPADTLVALWPTLNHFSPEHWTDPLRFDPERFGPDRHEDKSHRFAWMPFGGGAHKCIGLQFGGLEVKALLHEMLLAHRWSVPDDYVAKWDYVSLPVPADGLPARLSYR
- a CDS encoding diguanylate cyclase domain-containing protein is translated as MPEPGAAPGLVDVARKYATALTDTNGVTLPPAQVERLLLAFASEVTARPADAGAVRRFTALFAAAPIGIALADVSGFVVEANAALAKLLGTSTDALRGKHIDALAAGPQEAQRLRDALDGLPLTADARRIIRGLQLGHSRDGGLATNVTLASLPGDQPDVYYPVLMAADADDLHLLGERLLHQNLHDPLTGLPNSAAFTARLEAVLGAGGSEQIALLYLDIDGFKVINDGLGTGMADLVLKAISGKLQAVFAGQHDGYVARLSGDGFAVLLRGPDLNTQKTVTLADRVLEDLSEPVYVGEHGIGVSASIGIVVRPANESSPGELLRAAELALHRAKEVGKAQWMLYDPRRDARNRDRYQLGAVIAGALENGEFSLVYQPTVKLSKQEEIAAVNAGLLWHHPERGELGPEEFYPLAQTTGMTIPLGKWLLQESLGATARWREQYGGAAPDVCIRLPERLAADEDLVRLVKDQLDLHGLHGLPARALRLCTDRSAIFNDDGDVRDSFSVLADLGAQLVLTISGSSDLELIPRYRLPVKHVILSGAVVDALAAEEPAETDVRHLSQLVTRAKELQLRIGAEGVRDARHAERLRQQGVLAGRGSFVAESASGDEVDEMIARHAS